CTATTCAGTGTGCAATACTACTGATGGTCATCTTTTGTAACAGCATCTGAAATGGCCAAAGACGCatctttaatttctatttttaaagacacTAATATATAAGAGACATTGTCTCCCTGGGTGGTTTTAGCACAGAATGCTGAGCAACTTCCCAAGAGATGCCGCTGTTCTCTGATGGATTAAAGCCCTGCAACAGTCACAGGGTGAAACTGGGCAAAGTCTCTCAGCTTGAATTTCTCAgttgaaaaatgagaataatgcACTCTGAGTACAAATGTATTGAAAGAAGGTGAAAATtcctaaaattatttaaagataCAAGAGCAACGTCGACATGCAAagtcacaggaaaaatattttttagaaatggACAATCCAAAAGATCATTTGTGATGATAGATCTTTGCCTTCTTTTTGGTAGGATAATAGAGTCTGAGATCTTTCCAAGAACAGGGGGCAAGGAAGCCCTCCAGAAGTGGATTTAAAAggcttttcctgaaaaaagagataaaatacaTCCATGTTTTTGTTCTATAAGAGCTGAACTAACAAGGCAGTTTagttcctctctctttttttttcctttgttatatGGCATACTGGTTTGAAGTTTTCTAAGTCTTATTATTATAAGTTCATTTTTTTAGTATCTCTGTTTAGCTGAGTGGTTGAAATATTGAGAAATTAATGTCATTTGTTTATCattgattcttttttcttccttttacatatctctctgaaaatatttagagTAACCAATATTTATCAGGTAGCCAGATATTAAACATTGGTTTTGTACAAAAACCAGTTATATTGATACCAAATGGGCTGCACTGCAATTAAAAGTGTTTTGAGGCAAACAAAttcctcctcttcagctgaCCTTCCACTTACCTATCACACAAGTATATCCTACCCTGTATTCTGAAAAGTGAAAAGGAATTTATGACACTGGTAAATTAGGACCATGTTTGCCTTTTAAGCAAAGAGAAGTAAACTATAGAGTTTTAGCTGTACAGAACTAAGTATTCCCTCCAACTTGTACATGATGCACATGTATTAATTTATGCGGCTGTTTAGTTACAAGTGTTGCAAGCTGATTGTAAGTCATCAGTATGTGCCTTGTACTGTAAACTGTTATTGTAATAAATTTAATATTCATAATCCATCTGTAGACGTCTCTTGTGCCTCTCTCTCATGGGAAGAGCAAAGATAAAACTCAATCCCAATAAAAAGCGGAATACCTAGTACAGTTTACTTACACCAACAAGGCCTCTTCTCTTGGACAAAAAGCAGAGGATTTCCTTTAGTGTCTGGAACCTCAGCCCACTGCTAAATACTCTTTCATTCCATGCCAACGGAGGAACCAATGCACACTGCATTTGTTTAGacagaacagcaaaaacaaacacacttgGATTAAGTGCTTAGCTACTCAATTAGCTGACATACAAAACGCATTCCATTTCAAGTCTCTGAAAACTGGCAGGCTTGGCATTTAATTTTACTCACATTTTGTCTCATTAATAAGTCTCCTGAACTAAATATTAGAGAAATACCAAtctcaaaatctttttttaacataGCATAAAAGTGACAAATTTACTACAAAACAAAGCGAAAGAAAAAGTGTTgagaatgtattaaaaaaaacctattaCCATTGTCAGATATCCTACTTACCAAGTTATAGCTTGGAGATAACTTCATTATTGATTATGAAGCTTCAAACAGACAGACTGACAAATCGAAAATATTACCTCCAGTAGCATAAACAGATATGACTGtaatacacaaaaaaatatccatataccttatttcacacaaaaaaatgcagtaaaataacACAAGCATTAGAAAAGACCCACACATTAGATCCAGTACATATCTTACactttatttgtttctgtataTCAGGTCCCCAAAACCAAAGCCCacacaaatacaaaattcaTGTCAATATGCATTTAACTTACAAAACACCATACTAAAGTACAGAAATCTCCTAGGTTATTATTCAGgctgtttttcttgctcttttcttaCTTTCATGGgtctgtttctcatttttgagAGCATCACTGGGCAACAATGACTCCTGCCAAGGCCTGAGAACAGCCTTGTTTGAGCAGAGCTCACAGTTTCAGCTGCTGACAGGAGCAGAGGCTGCCGGGGGGGATGTTCTCACCTCACTTTTTACCACTCCGAGGTCTGTCCAAGAATCTTCAACTACCAAGGATTCAGTACTGAAGGGCAGGGTGGACAGGGTCAGCCAAATTTAATATAAACAGATTAAGGGTGTGTGTCAAGTGATCTATTAATCCATTTCAAAAGTCGTTCTTCTAGTATGGCACACACCATTTCTTAGATGAAAGCCAGGAATAAATAGCTAGGATACACTTTTATGTCTGCACAAGAGTCCATGCAGCAACAGCTGTTCCTCTTGGTTGACAGACCAAGTGTTTCTGTTCACCACAGGGACATTAATCTTCCTCCTTCTCAATGTAGGATTTAGTACCGACACGCGCCATTTGCCTCGCCAAATAGCGGTCCCTTGCCGACATGACTGTCTCTTCGTTGCTCCGTTTGGCAAATTTGCTCATGCTCTCAGATGGTTTCTGTGCTTGttctttctccccttctccagctTTACGTTTCTGCTCAGACAAAATTTCAGAGCTGGATCTTCTCTTCTCATCcacctctctctcttttccctttctctctttttccaaaTCAATCTCTCCATCTTTTTCTAAAGATGTAGGGGTaccttccctcctctctctgtatttcttttcatcacTACCATATTTGTCTCTCCCCTCCTTCACAtgatcttccttttctctgcatttctctcctctctccttctctctgtcATTATACCTATCTTTAccatttcttattctttctttctctcgTTCCTTTTCTGAGCCCTTCACTTCTCTGTCCTTTGCCTTCCTCCACTCTCTGCCAtgtccttccctctcttttctttccttccccctttGTTGATCATCttgctcctccctcctcctgtaGTTATCTTTATTAGTGTGATCCCCATATCTATGTcgctcttccttctcccttggGTGATCCCTTTCATGGGTCCTACTTCTTTCATAATCTTTTTCCCTGTATTGCTCCTCATTTCCCCTTCTGCTTGGtctgctctctcctctctttgcaAGATGATTTGTTTGGGCTTTTGTGCGCAGCTCTTCCTCCACACTGGACGAGCTTGGTGACCTGGAACGTCTCTGGTTCTTGTGACGTTTGGCCTCCTCTTCACTGCTCACAGagctctctctccttttcttctctttcaaattTACTTTACTATTTTTATGTCTCTTATCATCATCACCACTATCAGTTTCTAAGTCGGTATCAGCATCTGGATTATTCTCTTTCTTAGCAGAGAGCTTCAGTCTTTGCCTTTCGGATGGGCATTTGTTCCTTTGGTTGGATTCATCATGACAActctcagatttttcttcctttatcctacatttttttatgttaagaaagaaaaaacaacattacACACCCTGTGATTCCATGAAATCTCAGACTTTTCTACAAACTGACTTCTGGTCAGGACTTAAGCAAAAGATGCTGCTGAAAAgtctaagaaaacaaatctatCTGTGGCTTGGGTTCCAGGAATCCAGTGCAAAGAATTCCTATTAAGTATCCATATCTGGTTCATTGGTGCATGCAAGCTGCTGAATTTATCTAGAAAAATGACTATAGTTAAGTATCTGTAGCCTCCATCTAATGTAAAAGACATAGACTTGTATTCTTGTGTAAGCTTTTTGGCAagctacacatttttttcctatgtgttTATTCCTCTATTCACATCAAATAATTATCCAGAGAAGAAGCAGGCTGTATGGTTTTTGACAGACGCAGGAACATAGTTTCCACTAGTAgtaaatttttttaatccagtatTTCTAAAGATCTCACTCCTGTAGCTAGGTAGAAATCAGTATCTTGTAACAGCTCACAGACTCTTAAATACAAAAAGCTGACCAATGGAGGACCGATTTGTGCAGCAGACAGAAAGGTTATGCTCTGGCATTCTGTTCTGACTGATCAGGAAATACACGTTTACTCACACAAGCCACATGTCTCTTCTTTTTAGTCACACAGCTACAGTAACACACTGGTAAATTCTTACGGATCAGCACACCATCTAGTTAGACTGAACTTTTGATGCATGCTTGAAAGCATGCTTAGTCTATGAACAATGGCTAAAAGTTCTGCTGAGAAGTTTGACAATTTATTTAGTAATCATCTAATTAGTTAAAACGACAAGCCAAAGGTGTGTTACTTTAAGGACAAGTGATGCAAATTCTGAGATCTATAGATcaagctgttttctctctgtatcCTATTGTACCACCATAAGAAAGAATTAAATTATAAGATACACCTGAGCTTATTTGAAAGCTTTGCTGGGAACACCATGTACAGTACCACTTGTTTTCTCCTGAACTAATTTTATATACAACTCATAAAAGGAACGTTTCTTTAATTTGCAAGATTAAGAAACCATCATTTCAAATGATCTCTACATAGTAGAAAACTACAGCATCAACActcaattaatttatttttataaaaatgtaaatgtggaATAAGTACAAAGCTAGAGGTTCACATTCTTTTCAAGGAATTTGTATCACAACATCATTTCTTATGACTTACCTCTATGCTCATTATTTTACCTTTAGTCTCCCTCATGATTCAAAGTATATAACTTGAAACAGATTGCCAAATATTACGTAAATCACAGTAAATATAGGTTAGAATAATACCAGCCAGCATTGCAAGTATGACTGTCctcttgatattttttaaatggcatcCCGTTCCTGCTTGTTTGTCTTGTACTCTGTATCACTGATGAGCACTAGACATTTTCCAAAGAATTCAGTTAATTTGCTGCATAAAGTAATCAGCTTACCCTACCAGTGTATTAGTACTCTCTGTCTAATTCTTAGTGTTCCAGTGAGTCTGGAATCACAAGCAGCCAGAAGCTGGTTAATATGTGAAAGTCTTCTGGAATCGCATCCTACCTGGCTTCACGGAAGCTGCATTTAGGCATCTCTTCTTCCCCTACCGTCTGGTTTAAAAGATGTCTGTAAAATCCGCTGAGATCTTTCTGTTTGGTCACATCCATGTACGCTACAAGAAAGAAGGTAAGGTTGGATTTACTGTGGCACAAACACTTATCAGACACAACTCACAACTGGTAAAGACACCACCAAGAACGACAGCTCCACCCTGGAGGTTTTCAAGGCCAGAGTGGAAAAGTTCAGAGCAACTTGGTTTGACCTCATAGCAGACCAGgctttgagcaggaggctggaaaagaggtcccctccaacctgATTTATCTTATGATCCTAGATCCTATTCTTTACACCTATTCCTGAGACACTGTACAGAACGTCTGCAGTAAGGAGTGTAAGCATCACTGTACCCCAGGCTTACGACTCCTGCTTCAACAACCCACACATCCTCAAAAAGTAAAAGCAGCAACCAAATAGTACTGACACAGAAACAGTGGAGCTTCCTCTGTTCCTTTAGTAATGtgtacaaaggaaaataaagtggGATCTGACTCAGTGTTTCCTATCtgctccttttttattttaattatgtcaAGCCTCACAGAAAGAACAGATCACAACATTGTAAATCACATACAAGCCCatacttcattttaaagataattatttCAGTGTGATCCTTACCCTCGAGAGCTGCctgtcttctttctctttcctcctcctcagccctTTCTTGCAACTTCTTCTTATAGGCTGAAGTCACAAAAGCCTCTTTGTGAGCAAACTCTTCTCCTTCCATTTCACgctctttctgaatttttctttccattcttttttcttgctccttCTTTCTAATCTCGGCTGCTTTGAGGATATGTTGGATGTATCTGGGctaaaataggagaaaaaaggTACAATGCTGAGAGATAATTAAGGTGGCTGAGAAAACACAAATTTGGCTTGCTGGAGATGTTGAAGAACGTTtgtaacagaagaaaactgaCAGAAGCTGGTCTAACATATTCTCCCACTGTTTGATAGCTAACTGAAATAAACTGCCATTCCCTTTTAGAACACTAACACGGCATGCTTCCCAACAACAAAAGAGGTTGTTGTATTCAATTAAAACATTCAGCCCATCTTTGACTAGGATTATTTTTGCTCTGAGTGAAATTCTATGTTTTTTGGTTTCCCATCCCTCTGTCTTCTGTCTTGGACAAGTCTTGCCTCTCCAGTGCTCTAAGGATGTGGGAAACTTCCTGTTATACTCACATAACCTGACCAGAGCTTTCAAATGAAACAGAGTCAGTGACGATGAAATATCGCTTGTCAGGATAATTCCGCCATGCTTTGAAACAAGCCATTGGGCTGTGGAAATCTGTTCACGTTTCACTAATGAAAGTTAATTACTTTAGTCTTCTGACAGTCCTTCTGTGAGCACACTAGTGAGAGAGGAGGGACAGCTTATGTTCATTGGCTTAATAACCAAAGAGTCTTAATTATTATCCTACGATTCCACTGTAACATTCTCGTCAGAAATACACGGAAAGATTTGCTATAGGTACATCATCAATTGGGTGGGAAACTTGTAGTCTGCCGCCCTGCAGAATACCACTGGATCAGGACTCCGGTGTATCTGATGAACTAACGGTTTTGCCAAAATTCTTGCAAATTACTACCTTATGTAACAGGATTTGAGGACAGTACTTGCAGGCCCCATGAGAAAATGCATTTGGCAAAGCTTAAAAGTTAATCAATCATAGTTATTCCAAACATACAGAGATAAGACAGACAGCATACATTTTCAAGTATCGACCTTTTTGTCATCTTTTCCGGATAACAAGCTGGCAttactttctttcttcttctgctgcATTTCATCATAAATACTGTCATATTCGTACACTGTAGCATCTTCCTCCAAAGCTTTCTGAATCTCTAATTTagtctaaaacaaaaaaagatgggaggagaaggaataataccaaaaaaaaagcatgaatcttttactattttcaaacattttattcCTGAATTGTAATTTAAACAGATCTGTAGTATAAACCTATCCATTAGATAGAGGAAATGCTCTGACAATTTCAAGCCAAGTTTTCAAGAAACTCTTGTGCTGCAAAGAGCAATGCACAAAATCATAAAATTATGTTGAATTTTTTAAAGGGTAACTCTAATTCTGAAGTTGCACAATTATGTTTCTGCAATTATTTAACAAAAGAGAAGGGATGCAGTAATTTTTAGATCTGCCACAGGCATGAAGAGTCCCCATGACATCTTACCTGTTTCATTGCTTGTTTTTTCAATGCTTCTTTCTGAAGACTTTCACCAACAGATGGCTACATGAAGGAAATAttgcagaaatgaaattaattacaTTGACCCAGCTCATACTAGTTTTCTACCACTCTAATGAACAACTATATAGTGAGTCTCTCACTTcgatattatttttctgtaagcaaGAAAAACTAAAAGTTCATTCATAAGCATCCAATGAATCAGCCTTTTCCGTGAGTGAAGCACCACAGTACCTCAACATACctatgtatacatatatttttttaattaaaatggtgATGAGTTTAAGAACAACTATTTCAATGACGTGTACCTCAAAAGCTGCATAGAATTTTATGCCATTTCACAAAACATGTAATCTCTGTCCGAGAAACGCTTAGAGACACAGGACGTCTGTGCAAACTGTTTAGTTGCAACATCTTCTTGCAACCACTGCTGTAAACCTGGTAGAAAAGACACAGCCCCTCACCATGGCCAAGGGTCAGGCTGTTCCTGCAAGAAACTCACACATTGGCAGGTAAACCAGCTGGCAGAGGACAGATAAAGCTGGTACTGAAACAAACTCCTAAGAGAAGGACGCTTGTAATACATCTGCTCACTCACAAACACTACAATTTCAGTTTTTGCCACTAAataaaaacaccaccaccaccaccacacgttgaggaaaacacagaaaacaacccccccaaaccaagAGAAACTGGAATTTTACCGTCCTACCAATTTATgtacaaaaaatgttttaatgttctTGGGAACTACATGTTTGTGAATAAAGAAAGATAAATGTTctcaacaattttttaaattacatttctaaTAGTCTGTGAAATACACAGGTGCTATTCAGAATACACACACTCTTCTTCCAGCATGTAAATGTCATCAGAGATGTAGCAGTCACAAGCAGACATTCTTATGGACAAACATGTAAAATCCCTCTATTCATAGTAAAAAACAAATATCCAAAATTATTTGGCACTTATCTCAAGTTTGATCTGTATCATCAGTTccatatttttagaaataagaaTACCGCTGATTTGAACAGCATATGCTTCAAACGTTAATCTTTAACTTCTCTAGATTAATATGCTAGAAAATAGCGATACTAATCTTCCCTAAGAAAAGATATATCCACTCCTGAAAACATGTTCTCTAATCACACTATCATTTaaaaaagctttgcattttatttagttttgcCTTTTAATTAGTGTTGAACTACACTGCATATGTCTTTTCTCAACCAATAGATAATACTGTTTGTTAAACAGATTCACTATGAATGACAGGACTTGTATCTTTGTTTATGTGATTAAATGTCTCTTAatcttaaaaagcagaaataggaAGGAAAAGTCCTTTAGCATTTTGGCAGCTTTGCAAGTTTTGCAGCTTTGACTAACACGTGCTCtatatcacattttaaaaagacaaagggATTATGAAATCAGCtcttaataaaatttaaaaatgtaaaccaaCTAGCAGGGAGCTTGGCAGCAGGGAATAGTATCTtctgaaatcaaacaaaattaGCACCATGTAAATTCAAACAGATCCCCTGAACAAGATGGCTGTTGATTTCATttgatgtttaaaataataacttgTGATGAGCCCTCTTTATTATGCTGTTAAAATTTTAACAGATGTgtcaacaaggaaaaaaaaaaacccaagtgctCTTCCATATTTTTCTACATGACAGGCTGTAAACagtccaaatattttttcactggTTAATTTCAGAAACAGGGAACAAGTCGTGCCATGAGCTGCAGAATTAATGGAGTTTCATTATTTGTGACTTCGTGTCCTCTGTCTCTTTATTTCCCCATCATCTCCTCGGACACCCCGTGTGCTTGAACTGGCAGGTGGGCAACACCGTGTGTGACCAaaccctgtcctgtgctgagccGTCACTCAACGGTTTCTCCTCAACACAGAGAGAGATTCAAATTGCAAATTCACAACTGTGTCTGTCCCTTCACCCAGCTGCCGATTTTCATGAAGACTTTGGGACCTCTGCCAGCCAGCGAGGATGGTTCAAATTGTTAGTGAGGTCACAAGCCGTATGGGACTAACGAACAGGCACACACAGTGATCACcgctgaaggatttttttctgctattcaaactataaataataaaaagactTGCAAGCATCTGTGTAGCttaataaacaaaaccagaaaggtaGTATCGCAGGGGAGTACCAAGTAATTCTAAATTCAACAAGAGAAGGTGCCAAGGCAACACTATCAATATTTGCAGAAGTACATATAGTATCACATAACAGTACCCACCTAATTCTAGATACTCAGACCTTTGCTCACTTCCCATAAACATGCTAGGACTTACTTTCGTAAGTAATACtacaatcagaaaaaaatgagacatAGAATATTCAAAACGTTCTTTCTTAGCCCACTCCAAGTGAGAGACAGTCAAGTAAAAGTGGGAACTTGAAAGGGTTCATATTCCAACTTTTTCTGGTGCTCTAACTGCTCCCTGCGGACTTCGATAAAATCCACCTCTGCTTTCAATGTTAAACCTCGTGGCTGAAACGCAGTGATAAAGGGAAAATGTGATGTGCACTTTCACGGAAGAAAAACCCTGCACTGATTTTGTTATGCTCATCACTAGAAAGCAGCCTCTCTCCTtcacacagctgcagaaaaccaGGTAAGGATGGAGACCCCACTTGAGGCTTTAGAAAGCTGAGCTTGGGGGGCAACAGCAACACACAGAGAGTCTGCTGTGGTATCCGGGACCACGCTCTACATACAGCAGCCTGCTGATTATTTGGACTAGAACTGGATGTAAtctcttatttatttatgcagCTGGTTGGCTGGTGGGCTGGGGAAGTGGATAGCAGattatttagtttaaaacaatcTACGGGAATCTTGGCTTCATTCATTTAGTGTTTAACTATGGCTTTAAAGACCAAAGAGCTAATGttgagaaatatttaaaatactgtacttGATTTTTCAGCCATAAATGAGTCAGTATAAATTTCTTAATATAAACAACTACTTTAAATTGGCAGCAGAACACACACCAGCGTTACACAGAAGACCCAGACTTCCTGCTGGCTCTTGGGGAAGA
The Caloenas nicobarica isolate bCalNic1 chromosome 17, bCalNic1.hap1, whole genome shotgun sequence genome window above contains:
- the NSRP1 gene encoding nuclear speckle splicing regulatory protein 1 — protein: MAALGKQYGLIMPKKLPQKNLASKKLSVFADDSDEEPSVGESLQKEALKKQAMKQTKLEIQKALEEDATVYEYDSIYDEMQQKKKESNASLLSGKDDKKPRYIQHILKAAEIRKKEQEKRMERKIQKEREMEGEEFAHKEAFVTSAYKKKLQERAEEEERERRQAALEAYMDVTKQKDLSGFYRHLLNQTVGEEEMPKCSFREARIKEEKSESCHDESNQRNKCPSERQRLKLSAKKENNPDADTDLETDSGDDDKRHKNSKVNLKEKKRRESSVSSEEEAKRHKNQRRSRSPSSSSVEEELRTKAQTNHLAKRGESRPSRRGNEEQYREKDYERSRTHERDHPREKEERHRYGDHTNKDNYRRREEQDDQQRGKERKEREGHGREWRKAKDREVKGSEKEREKERIRNGKDRYNDREKERGEKCREKEDHVKEGRDKYGSDEKKYRERREGTPTSLEKDGEIDLEKERKGKEREVDEKRRSSSEILSEQKRKAGEGEKEQAQKPSESMSKFAKRSNEETVMSARDRYLARQMARVGTKSYIEKEED